Proteins encoded together in one Kitasatospora albolonga window:
- a CDS encoding phosphate transport regulator, producing the protein MRFRLTPRETSFYDMFSASADNIVTGSKLLMELLGADAASRVEIAERMRAAEHAGDDATHAIFHQLNSSFITPFDREDIYKLASSLDDIMDFMEEAVDLVVLYQVQELPKGVEQQIEVLARAAELTAEAMPGLRTMDNLTEYWIEVNRLENQADQIHRKLLAHLFNGKYDAMEVLKLKQIVDVLEEAADAFEHVANTVETIAVKES; encoded by the coding sequence GTGCGCTTTCGTCTGACCCCCAGGGAGACGAGCTTCTACGACATGTTCTCCGCGTCCGCGGACAACATTGTCACGGGCTCGAAACTCCTGATGGAACTGCTCGGGGCGGATGCTGCCTCCCGAGTCGAGATCGCGGAGCGTATGCGGGCAGCGGAGCACGCGGGGGACGACGCCACCCACGCGATCTTCCACCAGCTGAACTCCTCCTTCATCACGCCCTTCGACCGCGAGGACATCTACAAGCTGGCGTCCTCGCTCGACGACATCATGGACTTCATGGAGGAGGCCGTCGACCTGGTCGTCCTCTACCAGGTCCAGGAGCTTCCCAAGGGTGTCGAGCAGCAGATCGAGGTGCTGGCCCGGGCGGCGGAGCTGACCGCCGAGGCGATGCCGGGGCTGCGGACCATGGACAACCTCACCGAGTACTGGATCGAGGTCAACCGTCTGGAGAACCAGGCCGACCAGATCCACCGCAAGCTGCTGGCCCACCTCTTCAACGGCAAGTACGACGCCATGGAGGTGCTGAAGCTCAAGCAGATCGTGGATGTGCTGGAAGAGGCGGCTGACGCGTTCGAGCACGTCGCCAACACCGTGGAGACCATCGCGGTCAAGGAGTCCTGA
- a CDS encoding anion permease: MDTFALIVTIGVALGFTYTNGFHDSANAIATSVSTRALTPRAALAMAAVMNLAGAFLGQGVAKTVSEGLIATPVGQKGMGILFAALVGAIIWNLITWYYGLPSSSSHALFGGMVGAALAGGTDVIWSGVLEKIVIPMFLSPIIGLVVGYLVMVGILWMFRNANPHKAKRGFRIAQTVSAAGMALGHGLQDAQKTMGIVVMALVIADIEGPNDEIPVWVKVACAVMLSLGTYAGGWRIMRTLGRKIIELDPPQGFAAETTGASIMFGSAFLFHAPISTTHVITSAIMGVGATKRVNAVRWGVAKNIILGWFITMPAAALVAALSYGAVLLLFG, translated from the coding sequence GTGGACACCTTTGCGCTGATCGTGACCATCGGTGTCGCGCTCGGCTTCACCTATACGAACGGCTTCCACGACTCCGCGAACGCCATCGCCACCTCGGTCTCCACCCGGGCGCTGACCCCGCGTGCGGCTCTGGCGATGGCGGCGGTGATGAACCTCGCCGGTGCCTTCCTGGGCCAGGGGGTCGCCAAGACCGTCAGCGAAGGGCTCATCGCCACGCCCGTGGGGCAGAAGGGGATGGGCATCCTGTTCGCGGCGCTGGTCGGCGCGATCATCTGGAACCTCATCACCTGGTACTACGGTCTCCCCTCCTCGTCCTCGCACGCGCTGTTCGGCGGCATGGTCGGCGCGGCGCTGGCCGGTGGGACGGACGTCATCTGGTCCGGGGTGCTGGAGAAGATCGTCATCCCGATGTTCCTCTCCCCGATCATCGGCCTGGTCGTCGGCTATCTGGTGATGGTCGGCATCCTGTGGATGTTCCGGAACGCCAACCCGCACAAGGCCAAGCGCGGCTTCCGGATCGCGCAGACGGTCTCGGCGGCGGGCATGGCGCTCGGCCACGGCCTCCAGGACGCGCAGAAGACGATGGGCATCGTGGTGATGGCCCTGGTCATCGCCGATATCGAGGGCCCCAACGACGAGATCCCGGTCTGGGTCAAGGTCGCCTGTGCGGTGATGCTGTCGCTCGGGACGTACGCGGGTGGCTGGCGCATCATGCGGACGCTCGGCCGGAAGATCATCGAGCTGGACCCGCCGCAGGGGTTCGCGGCGGAGACGACCGGCGCGTCGATCATGTTCGGTTCGGCGTTCCTCTTCCACGCGCCGATCTCCACGACCCATGTCATCACCTCCGCGATCATGGGCGTCGGCGCCACGAAGCGGGTGAACGCCGTGCGCTGGGGCGTCGCGAAGAACATCATCCTCGGCTGGTTCATCACCATGCCTGCCGCCGCTCTCGTCGCGGCGCTCAGCTATGGCGCGGTGCTGCTGCTCTTCGGCTGA
- a CDS encoding phosphate ABC transporter ATP-binding protein: MAKRIDISGLTAYYGSHKAIEDISMTVEPRSVTAFIGPSGCGKSTFLRTLNRMHEVTPGGRVEGKVLLDDENLYGSNVDPVTVRRTVGMVFQRPNPFPTMSIFDNVAAGLRLNGSYRKSELNDIVEKSLRGANLWNEVKDRLNKPGSGLSGGQQQRLCIARAIAVEPQVLLMDEPCSALDPISTLAIEDLIGELKERFTIVIVTHNMQQAARVSDRTAFFNLAAVGKPGRLIEIDETERIFSNPSVQATEDYISGRFG; encoded by the coding sequence ATGGCCAAGCGCATCGACATCAGCGGCCTCACCGCCTACTACGGCAGCCACAAGGCCATCGAGGACATCTCGATGACCGTGGAGCCCCGCTCCGTGACCGCCTTCATCGGCCCCTCCGGCTGCGGTAAGTCCACCTTCCTGCGCACCCTGAACCGGATGCACGAGGTCACCCCCGGCGGCCGCGTCGAGGGCAAGGTGCTGCTGGACGACGAGAACCTGTACGGCTCCAACGTCGACCCGGTCACCGTGCGCCGCACGGTCGGCATGGTCTTCCAGCGCCCCAACCCCTTCCCCACCATGTCGATCTTCGACAACGTGGCGGCGGGCCTGCGGCTCAACGGCAGCTACCGCAAGAGCGAGCTCAACGACATCGTCGAGAAGTCCCTGCGCGGCGCGAACCTCTGGAACGAGGTCAAGGACCGGCTCAACAAGCCCGGCTCCGGCCTCTCCGGCGGCCAGCAGCAGCGTCTGTGCATCGCCCGCGCCATCGCGGTCGAGCCGCAGGTCCTGCTGATGGACGAGCCGTGCTCGGCGCTCGACCCGATCTCGACCCTCGCCATCGAGGACCTGATCGGTGAGCTGAAGGAGCGCTTCACGATCGTCATCGTGACGCACAACATGCAGCAGGCCGCCCGTGTCTCGGACCGCACCGCGTTCTTCAACCTCGCGGCGGTCGGCAAGCCCGGCCGGCTCATCGAGATAGACGAGACGGAGCGGATCTTCTCCAACCCGTCGGTCCAGGCCACGGAGGACTACATCTCGGGCCGCTTCGGCTGA
- a CDS encoding phosphate ABC transporter, permease protein PstA, translated as MSHATAVQDRPTPPTGPAPKSGLSSRSLPRLAPVGFAAVSIALAVGLGLAAGWHSKVQWGMLAALFFLAISYAVTTAVENKRQAKDRLATSIVWVCFLLAVVPLASLLWTTIARGAERLDGYFLTHSMAGVLGSEASGGVYHAMVGTLQQVGIATVISAPLGLLTAVYLVEYGKGALARAVTFFVDVMTGIPSIVAGLFILSIMLIANLEPSGLMGALALTILMIPVVVRSTEEMLKLVPNELREASLALGIPKWRTILKVVLPTAIGGITTGVMLAIARIAGETAPIILLVFGSQLINTNPFDGAQSSLPFYIYEQYKIGEAASYDRAWAAALVLIAFVMILNLVARGIARWKAPKTGR; from the coding sequence ATGAGCCACGCAACCGCCGTACAGGACCGTCCGACGCCGCCCACCGGGCCCGCGCCGAAGTCCGGTCTGAGCAGCCGTTCGCTGCCCCGCCTGGCCCCCGTCGGCTTCGCCGCCGTGTCGATCGCGCTCGCCGTCGGCCTCGGCCTCGCCGCGGGCTGGCACAGCAAGGTGCAGTGGGGCATGCTCGCCGCGCTGTTCTTCCTGGCCATCTCCTACGCCGTCACCACAGCCGTGGAGAACAAGCGCCAGGCCAAGGACCGCCTGGCCACCAGCATCGTCTGGGTCTGCTTCCTGCTCGCGGTCGTCCCGCTGGCCTCCCTGCTGTGGACGACGATCGCGCGCGGCGCCGAGCGCCTCGACGGCTACTTCCTCACCCACTCCATGGCCGGTGTGCTCGGCTCGGAGGCCAGCGGCGGTGTCTACCACGCGATGGTCGGCACCCTCCAGCAGGTCGGCATCGCCACGGTGATCTCCGCCCCGCTCGGCCTGCTGACCGCCGTCTACCTGGTCGAGTACGGCAAGGGCGCGCTGGCCAGGGCCGTGACGTTCTTCGTCGACGTGATGACGGGCATCCCGTCCATCGTCGCCGGTCTCTTCATCCTGTCGATCATGCTGATCGCCAACCTGGAGCCGTCCGGCCTGATGGGCGCGCTCGCCCTGACGATCCTGATGATCCCGGTCGTGGTGCGCTCCACCGAGGAGATGCTCAAGCTCGTCCCCAACGAGCTGCGCGAAGCCTCGCTCGCCCTGGGCATCCCGAAGTGGCGCACTATCCTGAAGGTGGTCCTGCCGACCGCGATCGGCGGGATCACGACCGGTGTCATGCTGGCCATCGCCCGTATCGCCGGTGAGACCGCCCCGATCATCCTGCTGGTCTTCGGCAGCCAGCTGATCAACACGAACCCCTTCGACGGAGCCCAGTCCTCACTGCCGTTCTACATCTACGAGCAGTACAAGATCGGCGAGGCCGCCTCGTACGACCGCGCCTGGGCGGCAGCCCTGGTACTGATCGCCTTCGTCATGATCCTCAACCTCGTGGCCCGCGGAATCGCCCGCTGGAAGGCCCCGAAGACCGGTCGCTGA
- a CDS encoding phosphate ABC transporter permease subunit PstC, which translates to MASTTPIDTPPAPPAPPEQAERPRSTGRAGDKIFLALSRGSGILLLAIMASIAVFLTYRAVIAISKNEGNFLTTFDWNPAGNPPVFGIAVLLFGTVVSSIIAMVIAVPVAVGIALFISHYAPRKLAAPIAYVVDLLAAVPSIVYGIWGALVLVPYLEGLNLWLDQFFGWTYIFDKTEVGVARSLFTVGVLLAIMILPIVTSVSREVFLQVPKMNEEAALALGATRWEVIRLSVLPFGRSGIISASMLGLGRALGETMAVATVLSPSFIISLHVLNPGGGTFAQNIAAKFGEADEFGRDALIASGLVLFVLTLLVNGAARLIIARRKEYSGANA; encoded by the coding sequence ATGGCTTCCACCACACCGATAGACACACCACCGGCCCCGCCGGCCCCACCGGAACAGGCCGAGCGCCCCCGGTCCACCGGGCGCGCGGGCGACAAGATCTTCCTGGCCCTCTCCCGCGGCTCGGGCATCCTGCTGCTCGCGATCATGGCGTCGATCGCCGTGTTCCTCACCTACCGGGCCGTCATCGCCATCTCGAAGAACGAGGGCAACTTCCTCACCACCTTCGACTGGAACCCGGCCGGCAACCCGCCGGTCTTCGGCATCGCCGTCCTGCTCTTCGGCACGGTCGTCAGCTCGATCATCGCGATGGTCATCGCGGTCCCGGTCGCTGTCGGCATCGCGCTGTTCATCTCGCACTACGCGCCGCGCAAGCTGGCCGCCCCGATCGCGTACGTCGTCGACCTGCTCGCCGCCGTCCCCAGCATCGTCTACGGCATCTGGGGCGCTCTCGTCCTGGTGCCGTACCTGGAGGGCCTGAACCTCTGGCTCGACCAGTTCTTCGGCTGGACGTACATCTTCGACAAGACCGAGGTCGGCGTCGCCCGCTCGCTCTTCACCGTCGGCGTGCTGCTGGCGATCATGATCCTGCCGATCGTGACCAGCGTCAGCCGCGAGGTCTTCCTCCAGGTCCCGAAGATGAACGAGGAGGCCGCCCTCGCGCTGGGCGCCACCCGCTGGGAGGTCATCCGCCTCTCGGTGCTGCCGTTCGGCCGCTCCGGCATCATCTCCGCCTCGATGCTCGGCCTCGGCCGCGCGCTCGGCGAGACGATGGCCGTCGCCACGGTCCTCTCCCCGAGCTTCATCATCTCGCTGCACGTGCTCAACCCGGGCGGCGGAACGTTCGCGCAGAACATCGCGGCCAAGTTCGGCGAGGCCGACGAGTTCGGGCGGGACGCCCTGATCGCCTCGGGCCTCGTCCTCTTCGTCCTCACCCTGCTGGTCAACGGCGCGGCCCGGCTCATCATCGCCCGCCGCAAGGAGTACTCGGGGGCCAACGCATGA